The proteins below come from a single Magallana gigas chromosome 10, xbMagGiga1.1, whole genome shotgun sequence genomic window:
- the LOC105320425 gene encoding uncharacterized protein: MAQKGETSTPENTSRRVRTLTPKAQEVYLDKVNRYEFKISRCIDEIKNILMDIAFCSKEIKVLTSSKTDLENSHKRYQDIYQEFSEFLSNTYTKESIEKLAFVERDFQNIDKKVQNALVKLQDDIDFVQLETYSSTSHNTSKSTSLSRRSVRSLQKAKEAETRLKIAEQSAQLKKQKSKIAVEEKIHLAQSQQQWEDLDTELDLLQKQAELELANMQLEFELEEEGESIKHEDLGPNMPTVPSISGDQKTRNFVENLTLNQDVKPSGRRVRTYYQQEANPDSDKENHPVHTSDVRHHDQQSRDNDNRTPLQTTLNLPLQNNSNSSNYLLKKNLLLESFQQQRFDDKSDRYVVWKSQFKTMVSEICCSPLEEMTLLTNCTNKNSEAHRLIMSLRASYASDPKLCLVNIWKRMDERFGSPELLESSLKSRLQAFTNFTDPKKLYELHDLLCEIQAVKSIPEYSVMFSYLDSSLGLKPTIQQLPRFLQDKWINRVVNYKKEHSTAFPPFGEFVSFIGEMSIIRNDPGLMFDTSKQPRFDRKDTKVKTVFTHKTDISSETANVGHICLIHKGSKHTINKCKAFRTKSIEDRKHILRDHNICFRCCETSDHFANRCKARILCDVCKSNYHCTALHEDVSYRQMSRNFPSPQTHGEEENFSSGIVNQSVTTKCTDICCEFSGKSCARIVPVRVFVQGQPESSILTYAMLDDQSNRTLSKSYLFDALCIKTMAVDYTMQSCSGKIATRGRIVDNLIVESINDNRQLKLPPVLECDNIPNSQAEIPTPDIALHYPHLQDIARDLHPLDPSMEILLLIGRDLPEAHHVIDQRLGPSRFPFAQQSPLGWTIIGDICLAGKHIPPLQVNRTYVDRSGRPTMLEPCTQMLNIKNTVITSNKTVIEKTDVFTKTSDDNKVGLSIEDHTFLNIMDNKFHLDPTEGKWTAPLPFRQNREQLPDNYSQALFRAKCLDASLRKNNTKKEHFIAFMQKIFDCDHAELAPIIPPDKEHWYLPLFGVYHPRKPDQIRGVFDSSAEFKGVSLNEQLLQGPDFINNLLGILIRFRKENVAVVADIQSMFHSFLVDEDHRDYLRFMWHRDNDIERPLITYRMKVHVFGNRSSPSVAMYGLRRIGDLAAESYGQEVKDFIVNDFYVDDGLKSCATTREAINILQKTKDAMKEYGGLRLHKFASNEKEVMEAFDSNDLSKNIVDLNFEKDVLTQSSLGLLWDLQTDTIRFKISSEDKPSTRRGVLSVVNRLYDPLGFIAPVVIQGKIILRKVVSNTSSWDEALPEHLLKEWEKWKNNLPDLENLRIPRVIVPKLCEAFRRELLVYCDASELAIAAVCYLKAKYSDGSSSQGFVLGKAKVAPVSGHTIPRLELCAAVLATDIAQIAKEQLKVKIDDIKFFSDSRIVLGYINNTKKRFLVYVANRIAHIHSLSSSTQWYYIRSEMNPADVSTRGILPNEMEKCAWLSNIENVEIVPSIEQFPLVSPEEDQEIRCNKTDIETKTAVGLDNELLTRFSKWNKLVAVLAKVYGFIQNCRNPKSKLSDVQLLLNVETVIIRDIQKKFYLEEIENIRDSKPVSRNSSIQKLDPYIDSERILRVGGRLKKYNDDPLFKNPIILPAKHHVTTLIVRKLHEDVRHQGRHITEGHIRSSGFWIVGGKRLISSVLHKCVTCRKLRKKPEHQKMSDLPEDRLIPGQPPFSSVGVDIFGPWNIITRRTRGGVANSKRWAALFTCLTTRAVHIEVVEEMTSSSFINALRRLIAIRGPVQVLRSDMGTNFIGAAKELKVNVINVEEDHLHNFLNEQRTTWIFNPPHSSHMGGVWERMIGTTRRILDAILLDYGSMSLTHKVLTTFLAEASSIINSRPLVPVSTDPENPLVLSPSTLLTQKTSNKDVIFADHENKNELLQTQWRRVQHLASIFWKRWKTEYLNTLQMRRKWNSLQRNLSPGDVVLICDKELSRNSWPIGIVTKALPSDDELVRKVIVRVIVNGEPKNYVRPITELIVILEQ, from the coding sequence ATGGCTCAGAAGGGAGAAACTTCTACTCCAGAAAATACATCAAGAAGAGTAAGAACACTCACACCTAAAGCACAAGAAGTTTATCTGGATAAAGTGAACAgatatgaattcaaaatttcacgttgcattgatgaaataaagaatattttaatggATATAGCATTCTGcagtaaagaaataaaagtcttAACATCATCAAAGACCGACCTTGAAAATAGCCATAAACGCTATCAAGACATTTATCAAGAATTTAGTGAATTCCTGTCTAATACATACACTAAAGAAAGTATTGAAAAGTTGGCTTTTGTTGAGAGAGACTTTCAAAACATAGATAAGAAAGTTCAAAACGCTTTAGTGAAATTACAAGATGATATTGATTTTGTGCAATTGGAAACTTATTCGAGTACATCCCACAATACTTCCAAATCTACATCACTTAGCCGACGCTCAGTGCGTTCCCTACAAAAAGCAAAAGAAGCAGAAACTCGTCTGAAAATTGCTGAGCAATCTGCTCAACTTAAAAAACAGAAATCAAAAATCGCCGTAGAAGAGAAAATTCACTTAGCACAAAGTCAACAACAATGGGAAGATCTGGATACAGAATTAGATCTACTTCAAAAACAAGCAGAACTCGAACTGGCAAATATGCAGCTGGAATTCGAACTTGAAGAGGAGGGAGAAAGTATCAAACATGAAGATCTAGGACCCAACATGCCCACTGTTCCAAGTATATCTGGTGATCAGAAGACAAGAAACTTTGTTGAAAATCTTACATTAAACCAAGATGTGAAACCTTCTGGTCGTAGAGTTCGTACTTATTATCAGCAGGAAGCGAATCCTGATTCAGACAAAGAAAATCATCCTGTACATACTTCAGATGTCCGTCATCATGATCAACAAAGCAGAGACAACGATAACCGTACCCCACTACAAACTACTTTGAATTTACCTTTACAGAACAATTCAAATTCCTCAAATTATCTTCTCAAGAAAAACTTATTGTTGGAAAGTTTTCAGCAACAACGTTTTGATGACAAATCAGATAGATATGTGGTGTGGAAATCACAGTTTAAGACAATGGTGTCAGAAATCTGCTGTTCTCCGTTAGAAGAAATGACTCTTTTGACAAACTGTACGAACAAAAACTCAGAAGCTCACAGATTGATCATGAGCCTTAGAGCGTCCTATGCAAGTGATCCAAAGTTATGTTTAGTGAACATTTGGAAACGTATGGATGAAAGATTTGGCTCTCCAGAATTACTTGAATCATCATTGAAATCTAGACTACAGGCTTTTACGAATTTCACAGACCCAAAGAAGTTGTATGAACTCCATGACTTACTTTGTGAGATACAAGCCGTAAAAAGCATTCCAGAATACAGTGTCATGTTTTCTTACCTTGATTCATCCTTAGGATTGAAACCTACAATTCAACAACTTCCTCGTTTTCTCCAGGATAAGTGGATTAATCGTGTGGTCAATTACAAAAAAGAACATTCAACAGCCTTCCCTCCTTTTGGTGAATTTGTGTCTTTTATTGGTGAGATGAGCATCATCAGAAATGATCCTGGATTGATGTTTGATACTTCTAAACAACCTCGATTTGACCGCAAAGATACAAAAGTCAAAACTGTGTTTACTCACAAAACTGACATTTCATCTGAAACAGCAAACGTTGGACATATATGTTTGATTCACAAAGGATCCAAACATACCATAAACAAGTGTAAAGCTTTCAGAACCAAAAGTATCGAGGACCGTAAACATATTTTACGTGATCATAACATTTGCTTTCGTTGCTGTGAAACATCAGACCACTTCGCTAATCGTTGCAAAGCTAGAATTTTGTGTGATGTGTGTAAAAGTAACTATCATTGTACCGCTCTTCATGAGGATGTTAGTTACCGTCAAATGTCGAGGAACTTTCCTTCACCACAAACCCATGGCGAGGAGGAAAACTTTTCTTCTGGAATTGTGAACCAGTCTGTCACTACCAAGTGTACCGATATTTGTTGTGAATTCAGTGGAAAGTCGTGTGCAAGGATTGTACCAGTGCGGGTGTTTGTTCAAGGTCAACCTGAATCATCGATACTCACTTACGCCATGTTGGACGACCAAAGCAACAGAACTCTCAGTAAAAGTTACCTTTTCGACGCTTTGTGTATCAAGACCATGGCAGTGGACTATACTATGCAATCATGTTCAGGCAAGATTGCAACACGAGGACGCATTGTTGACAACCTTATCGTAGAATCGATCAATGACAATCGCCAATTAAAGTTGCCACCTGTGTTAGAGTGTGATAATATACCCAATAGTCAGGCAGAGATACCAACTCCGGATATCGCTCTTCATTATCCACATTTGCAGGATATTGCTAGAGATCTACATCCATTGGATCCATCTATGGAGATCCTCTTGCTAATTGGACGGGATCTTCCAGAAGCCCATCACGTCATTGATCAGCGATTAGGACCATCACGATTTCCCTTTGCTCAACAATCTCCCTTAGGATGGACTATAATTGGAGACATTTGTTTGGCTGGAAAACACATTCCACCATTACAGGTCAACAGAACCTACGTAGACAGAAGTGGTCGACCTACAATGTTGGAACCATGTACACAgatgttaaacattaaaaacactgTTATCACCTCGAATAAGACCGTAATTGAGAAAACAGACGTCTTCACGAAAACATCAGATGACAACAAAGTTGGTCTCTCGATTGAAGACCACACTTTTCTGAATATTATGGACAACAAGTTTCATCTTGATCCTACTGAGGGTAAATGGACTGCGCCATTGCCCTTCCGGCAAAATCGTGAACAACTTCCAGACAACTACTCACAAGCGTTATTCCGGGCCAAATGTCTTGATGCTTCTCTaagaaaaaacaacacaaaaaaagaacatttcatTGCGTTCATGCAGAAAATATTCGATTGTGATCATGCAGAATTAGCTCCGATAATACCACCTGACAAAGAACATTGGTATCTTCCCCTGTTTGGAGTCTACCATCCTCGTAAACCAGATCAAATTCGCGGAGTTTTCGACTCCTCAGCGGAATTCAAGGGTGTGTCATTAAATGAACAATTGTTACAGGGACCTGACTTCATAAACAACCTCTTAGGAATTCTCATTCGATTTAGGAAGGAAAATGTAGCTGTAGTTGCTGACATCCAAAGCATGTTTCATTCATTCCTGGTTGATGAAGACCATCGGGATTATTTACGTTTTATGTGGCACAGAGATAATGACATTGAAAGACCACTTATTACTTATCGAATGAAAGTTCATGTATTTGGCAATCGTTCTTCCCCATCTGTTGCAATGTATGGATTACGTCGTATTGGTGATTTAGCTGCTGAAAGTTATGGACAGGAAGTGAAAGACTTTATCGTGAATGACTTCTACGTTGATGACGGATTGAAATCTTGTGCAACTACTCGTGAAGCGATTAACATTCTACAGAAGACTAAAGATGCCATGAAAGAGTATGGTGGATTGCGACTTCATAAATTCGCTTCAAATGAAAAAGAAGTAATGGAAGCTTTTGACTCGAATGATTTGTCAAAGAATATTGTGGACCTTAACTTTGAGAAGGATGTCTTAACTCAAAGCAGTCTTGGCCTTCTATGGGATTTACAAACAGATACCATACGATTCAAAATTTCTAGTGAAGACAAACCATCTACTAGGAGAGGTGTACTTTCAGTTGTGAATCGTCTCTATGATCCACTTGGATTCATTGCTCCTGTCGTCATACAAGGCAAGATTATTCTGCGTAAAGTTGTGTCAAACACCTCCAGCTGGGATGAAGCCTTACCTGAACATTTGCTCAAAGAATgggaaaaatggaaaaataacttACCTGATTTGGAAAACTTACGTATTCCTCGTGTGATTGTTCCCAAATTGTGTGAAGCGTTTAGAAGGGAGTTGCTAGTTTACTGTGATGCGTCTGAACTAGCCATAGCTGCTGTTTGTTATTTAAAGGCAAAGTATTCAGATGGTTCTTCATCTCAAGGATTTGTTCTAGGAAAAGCAAAAGTGGCACCTGTTAGTGGACATACAATTCCTAGACTGGAACTATGTGCCGCAGTGCTTGCTACCGATATAGCACAAATAGCCAAGGAACAGTTAAAAGTGAAAATAGATGACATCAAGTTCTTCAGTGATAGTCGTATTGTATTAGGATATATTAACAACACGAAAAAACGTTTCCTTGTGTATGTGGCTAACCGCATTGCTCATATCCACAGTCTCAGCAGTTCGACCCAATGGTATTATATTCGCAGTGAAATGAATCCAGCAGATGTGAGCACAAGAGGAATTCTTCCAAATGAAATGGAAAAGTGTGCATGGCTTTCAAACATAGAAAACGTGGAGATTGTGCCCTCTATTGAACAATTTCCTTTAGTGAGCCCCGAAGAGGATCAAGAAATCCGCTGTAATAAAACTgacattgaaacaaaaacagCTGTGGGTCTGGACAATGAACTCCTTACACGATTCTCAAAGTGGAACAAACTGGTTGCTGTACTTGCTAAAGTTTATGGTTTCATTCAGAATTGTCGTAACCCAAAGAGCAAATTGAGTGAtgttcaacttcttctcaacgTTGAAACAGTTATAATAAGAGACATTCAGAAGAAATTCTATTTAGaggaaattgaaaatattagaGACTCTAAGCCTGTGTCGAGAAATAGTTCCATTCAAAAACTTGACCCCTACATCGACAGTGAAAGGATTTTGCGTGTTGGTGGTCGCTTGAAGAAATACAATGATGATCCTTTATTCAAGAATCCAATCATTTTGCCTGCAAAACATCATGTTACCACTCTTATTGTCAGAAAACTTCATGAAGATGTCAGACACCAAGGACGTCATATAACAGAGGGTCATATTCGTTCTTCTGGATTTTGGATTGTCGGAGGTAAAAGACTCATTTCATCTGTTCTTCATAAGTGCGTCACTTGCAGAAAACTTCGGAAAAAACCTGAACATCAGAAAATGTCCGACTTGCCCGAGGATCGTCTCATACCTGGACAACCACCATTCTCTTCTGTTGGAGTTGATATATTTGGACCATGGAACATCATTACACGACGTACCAGAGGTGGTGTAGCAAATAGTAAAAGATGGGCCGCTCTATTCACTTGCCTCACTACCAGGGCCGTGCATATTGAAGTTGTGGAAGAAATGACATCCTCCTCATTTATTAATGCGCTTCGTCGGCTTATCGCCATACGTGGACCTGTTCAAGTCCTTCGTTCAGACATGGGAACAAATTTTATTGGTGCTGCGAAGGAGCTGAAAGTTAATGTCATCAATGTGGAAGAAGACCACCTTCATAACTTTCTCAACGAACAGAGAACGACCTGGATCTTCAACCCTCCCCACTCCTCTCACATGGGAGGAGTGTGGGAACGCATGATCGGGACTACGAGACGCATATTGGATGCGATCCTTCTTGATTATGGATCTATGAGTTTAACTCATAAGGTTCTCACTACATTTTTAGCGGAAGCCTCTTCCATTATCAACTCAAGACCTCTAGTGCCAGTGTCTACAGATCCTGAAAATCCCCTTGTGTTATCCCCTTCAACTCTTCTTACTCAGAAAACAAGCAATAAGGATGTGATATTTGCTgatcatgaaaacaaaaacgAGCTATTACAGACGCAGTGGAGGAGAGTTCAACATCTTGCATCAATTTTCTGGAAACGGTGGAAGACTGAATATTTGAACACTCTACAGATGCGCCGTAAATGGAATTCACTTCAAAGAAACCTATCGCCTGGTGATGTAGTTTTAATCTGCGACAAAGAACTTTCCCGCAATTCTTGGCCAATCGGTATAGTTACTAAGGCTTTACCAAGTGATGATGAACTTGTGCGTAAAGTGATAGTTCGTGTAATCGTGAATGGTGAACCTAAAAACTATGTGCGACCAATTACTGAACTTATCGTAATTCTTGAACAGTGA